CCCATTTTTTGGAATAGTTTGTTTGAAACAGTGGAACAATGCTTTCAGTACGGCTGTGCAATTTGTACCGTTTCTAAAATGTGCAGGTCTTGAAGGTGCCCTCGGAACGTCTTTATGAATGGCCCACTGTCTGAGGCATCTTTGCATGCAAGAGCAAGGCGGTGGGCTGCACAGAAAGTAGATGTGGTCAGGAGTCTGTCAGCTTTTTGACTCCACCATTCTGGTGCCTTTAATAGATTTTAGTTTCTAAAATCTCAAATTATACCTCAAATTATACTTGGTTTTAGTTTTTGCCTGTCATCACAGCAGCACCATCTGTTcccaaaccaaacatccaatcTGTTGGTATGACTTCGACTGTGATCACCTTGCGGTTAACTTCTGCAATTTTATCTGCCTTCCCATCATTTAGTGGCACCATGTCAAGAAACTgacaaagattatttttttatctagcATAAAGTTTCATTTATATTCCCGGCAATATAAATACTTGCCTAATATTTATATTCTGTCTGATCAAGGGCACATCTGTAAACTCGTCCCCTTGAAGACCAGTGACAGTGGCGAGTCGGATGGCCTCCAGAATCGGTTTTTCCACAACTCTAGCTGAGATCTCCAACATCTCATCCACTATTTTGTGGGATTTACAATTGCCCCTCTTGTCAAtctaacaaagaaaaaaaaagtactataACACCGACACGTGTAAAATGTTGATGCCACAAAATATACGTTTCAATAATTTTCCTGAAGTTTGGTGAAATAATCACATCCAAGTAATTTGGCAAGATCGAGTAAGTCTCAGTAATTTGTATGGTGTGCAACGTCATGTTTTACTAGCCAGTAAAGGCATTTAAACCACCAATGATTGCCTCATTCTCCATATTAATTACTGGCTCAAACACTTCCTTGATTGACAAGCCTagaacatgaaaaacatttgagatgTTTCATtgagttattgagtgattaatCATTTTAGTCGGTGtaatatatttgtattatttactctttacttttgtttttgtgtgctGTCCCAATTGAAGCTCCTTGTATTTGTTGCTGTCATGTGTGATTGTGACACACATGATATTAAGCTgcatgaaaatgaaaagcaacTCAATAGCCCATatcaatataatttaaaaattgatGGGTAAAAATAGAATATAATGGACATTTTTTTGAAGCCATCAGtcaaaatgatggaaaaaaaaaagacttaagttGCTTGTTTTCCCTGTCTGAGGCCCAGTGATGAATATATTCTGAAGGACAGGTTTGTTTACAGAAATTTcacaatccattttatttatttatttatggtttattttatgtattttaatgtttaaaatatcttccagttgcAGTGTTAATTTTTATGCTATTCAAAAAATGTTATGCTTTTCAAAAAAGGTTATCATTTATTGTACATGTCAAATAAAAGGCCCATGGCCCACATTAAAGAAattctgaatttgtttttgtatggttataacttttttctcaaaattttgaattttttttccagaatttatCATAATTATTCTTACTTTAATATTCTAAtatcaaaagtcaaaattctgaggaaaatAGAAgatctcagaagattaaagccagaattccttttatttttttcagtggccaCAAAACTGCTAAACTACATCATTGTGAAATAATGGGCAGGATTATTCATTAAATCTTAGAGGTTTGTTAATGGATtttatcaacatattttacCACAACGAACCTTTTGAGGACATTCATAATTTTGatataaaaactattttgacGCCCTGGTTTATTGCAaaaatttctgggacaattaatTGCCCAGCAAAATTAGTTATCGTGACAGACCCATTTGGGTTTTACATTAAACTTGCGCAAGCCAAACAAGTGGTGTGACTTTCATACCCAACACCTACCGTGGTGCAGTATTGACCAACAATGAGGCACATAGAGGGTTCATATAAATGCTGCTACAGGTGAAGCTGTTGCAAGGAGGTGTGAACTGTGCGATTGGTTCGCACTCTCAGTTCAGTGCTTCAATTATAAACTCGTCTTTGGTATCACTGTTACTGGTGAAGAGATGCTATCAGAAACAGGCTTAAAATATGGATTTAGGGATGGTGGTGTTGCCTAAAAACGAACAACATCGCAGTTCAACCTAAAGTCAAACATTTACGTATGTTGGTTTTTAACACAAGTAATGTTGATGTGAATATTAGGCTGCAGTGGTTTATAATATACATAATTTGCCTCAATGGTTCCTGCAGATGCTCAGCAGATGTTGCTGCTTAAAGAAGATGCTCCTGAAGAACATGGACCAGGTTTTGACATACAAGGTCCAGAGTCTCTCTCACCAACCATGaatgaggatgatgaagagtttCTCCTGTCCTCACACCTTCATCAGCACCACATACAAGACAGAGAGTTACCAGTAGATCACTGTGAAGCAGCAGAACTCAAGAAGAAAACGCTAGACTCAATGAGGAAAGTTCAGGTTGAACTGAAGATTAGCTGTGATGACAAtggtaaaacatgtaaaaaaaatctatcatcAAAAAGACATGCGAGAACCCTAGCAGGACATAAACATCTCTGTAAATTGTGTGGACACACATTTAACGAAAGAAGAAACTTAGACAGacacatgagaatccacacaggagagaaaccttTCAGTTGTCATCTGTGTGGATACAGGTGTAGCATAAAATCAAGTTTAAACCAacacatgagaatccacacaggAGAGAGACCTTTCAGTTGTGATCTTTGTGGATACAGATGTAGCATGAAATCAAATTTAAGCCAacacatgagaatccacacaggagagaaaccttTCAGTTGTCATCTTTGTGGATACAGGTGTAGCataaaatcaagtttaaatGTGCACATTAAAACCCACACAGGGGAGAAACCATTTAGCTGTGGTTGTTGTGGATTCCGATTTGGCAGAAAATCAAGTTTAAAGGAACACATGAAAACCCACACAGGAGATAAACCTTTCAGTTGTGATGTTTGTTTGCGAAGATTTAGTCAGAAAGGTGCCTTGAGCTTGcacatgagaatccacacaggAGATAAACCTTTCAGTTGTGATCTTTGTGCATATAGATGTAGCCTAAAATCAAGCTTAAATATACACATGAGAATCCACAAAGGAGAGAAACCTTTCAGTTGTGGTCTTTGTGGATACAGATGTAGCCGAAAATCAAGCTTAAATATACACTTGAGAATACACAAGGGAGAGAAACCTTTCAGTTGTGATCTTTGTGGACACCGAAGTCgcaaaaaatcaaatttaaatgaacacatgagaatccacacaggAGAAAAACCTTTCAGTTGTGATCGTTGTGCATACAAATGTAGCACAACAACAACCCTGAAGgctcacatgagaattcacacaggacATAAACCTTTCAGTTGTGATTTTTGTGGATACAGATGTAATATAAAGTCTAGTTTAATTATACACATGAGAACCCACACAGGAGATAAACCTTTCAGTTGTGAGTTTTGTGGATACAGATGTAGCGTAAAGTCTAGTTTAACTGCACACATGAGTACCCACACAGGAAATAAACCTTTCAATTGTGACTGTTGTGGATACAGATGTAGCAGAAAATCAAGTTTAAACCAacacatgagaatccacacag
Above is a window of Xiphophorus hellerii strain 12219 chromosome 18, Xiphophorus_hellerii-4.1, whole genome shotgun sequence DNA encoding:
- the LOC116708053 gene encoding gastrula zinc finger protein XlCGF57.1-like isoform X2, which translates into the protein MEHRGKTLGADFNPIVLLHRLDAQQMLLLKEDAPEEHGPGFDIQGPESLSPTMNEDDEEFLLSSHLHQHHIQDRELPVDHCEAAELKKKTLDSMRKVQVELKISCDDNGKTCKKNLSSKRHARTLAGHKHLCKLCGHTFNERRNLDRHMRIHTGEKPFSCHLCGYRCSIKSSLNQHMRIHTGERPFSCDLCGYRCSMKSNLSQHMRIHTGEKPFSCHLCGYRCSIKSSLNVHIKTHTGEKPFSCGCCGFRFGRKSSLKEHMKTHTGDKPFSCDVCLRRFSQKGALSLHMRIHTGDKPFSCDLCAYRCSLKSSLNIHMRIHKGEKPFSCGLCGYRCSRKSSLNIHLRIHKGEKPFSCDLCGHRSRKKSNLNEHMRIHTGEKPFSCDRCAYKCSTTTTLKAHMRIHTGHKPFSCDFCGYRCNIKSSLIIHMRTHTGDKPFSCEFCGYRCSVKSSLTAHMSTHTGNKPFNCDCCGYRCSRKSSLNQHMRIHTGDKPFSCDLCGHRSRRKSHLNIHMRIHTGEKPFV